The DNA window AGATGCTGGTCGAAATGCTTTCGACCATTATCAGTTTTATAATAACTCTGATCAGCTTCAACATTTTcaactataccatctggcctccaaatagCCACACGCTGATGCAAAGTTGAAGGAACTGCTCCTATGCCATGTATCCATTCTCGACCCAGTAATAACTTAAAATTGGCTTgggatgcaatcaccataaaaatGATTGGCCTAGTAATCGAACCTACATCCAATTTCacctgaattactccaagtattccactagtTTTTCCTTCATAATTAGACAGCACCATATTATGaggccttaaatctttgtcagatttCCCTACTTTCTGAAGTGAGGAATGAGGCATTAAAttcacagcagccccaccatccaCAAACACTTTATTTATTGGAACGCCATCTATCTTTGCCCTTATAAATAAAggtttcaaatgatacatcattcctcgacctggcttcTCAAACACAGCCCTTTGATCTTCCACTACTTATTTTCCCATTACATAATAGCATACAGGTGTTTCTTCAACATTTTCGTCTGggagaaaatcatcttcattctctgACACTTCAGAtattctgtcgaactctgctgggagtactgacacaattcCACAATCAATTAACAACTCATCTGACTCCACATCAAAGTTATCATCGACCTCTTCATCCGACAATAGGGAGTACTCAGCCTCCTTCCCAGTATTGGGACTCGGAGTATCGTTATCGACCAactctttgatgagtttctttcccaggatcattcctgcagcAAGTCTTTCATTTGCCACTTTGGCTTGCTCCTCAGTCAATTTCCTATGAAAAGGCTTCGGGTGATAatgagaaaatcctgcctgcatCGTCTTCTAACCTTCATgcccattcttatggcttctctGATAACGTATCCACTGAGTTCTAGTCATGGGGTTTTTGCCCTTATAGTacggagatatgtaatctttcctCTTCGacccactatcagtccaagaaccttcagcatttgctccaacaccttgaatctgccattctggacgtttgcCCCCTCAGAAGTTAATAGGTTTCACCCACTTCTCTTCAGGAACATCTGTCTTAGGTCGAAAAGTCTTTGGCTTCTCGAACAACTTCATGTAATTCTCATTCCTTCGACCACTGCCTTCTCCTGCATACATGAACTGACGATTCTTTCCTCGATGAGGGTCGAATCTCACCTTGTTTGCAGCATCAACATTAAagacagcatcacaccttggacataatccGACTTGAGAATTGTTATTATgacatctctcaaggaatttcaaaaggcTTTCTTTTGGTTCAAGATAAACCATGCTcaagactttgccatcagtagcaacATCTTTCTTTtcgccgaaaccatcagtagtatcGACCATTATCACATCAGAAAGCTCAGTATAGTGGGCCTCTCCGACCAGCAAGGGATCAGCGtcgacttgcattgatgactttggttttTCACCAAACTGcagccttccttctttcaaagctttctgcaccaaatccctgaaaaggacacattgagatgtcttatgacccaagaaattatgaaatttacaaaatcctctctttttcttttgttcaagaggaggatttttaagtcctgggggtactatgatttgcccatcagttactaataaatcaaatatttcatcacattttgttatatcaaacgtATATGTTTTATTAGCAAACTtttcattcttgctttcaaccggatttttatcttttgagggcttaagtaatttaaaaatatatggcggtcctggctttaattcagccacattAACCTCACTTTCCtcgtattcactatcactatcagagTTGAACTCATTGGTAGTAACAcaagctatcttttctttcttatgatatttactaaccCTGGCTTTTTCAGCCTTTAACCTTTCGACTTGACGCACCctgtctgccagttgtgccatatccctcaaatgttgggtatctaatttcttccttatggaataatctaaaccacccgcagccatttcgactaactcatgctcAGGGATTTGTGTGAAACACCTAGCCTTCAacaacctaaaacggtttagataatcATTGATCgcttctgtaccctttcgcctcactccagctaattctttcaaactaatcttcgaCTGCCCCATATAAAACTGTTCATGAAACAATCATTCTAACTGGTTCCACGAGAACAGAGATTGTGGAGGCAAGGTCGTAAACCAAGTAAAGGCATTTTTTGTTAAGGAGCTTgggaaatatttcatttttaaattctcGTTGTTTGCTAATTCTCTGGCCTCTGTCTGAAACCTAGCAACATGTCCGACTGTTGATTcaccagtctcaccagcaaatttagtaaattttgggattttccaacccctaggcaattctgtttgccttacatattctgataATGGGGAAACAAAATTAGGCCTATGTAACCCTACATTTATCCCATTTTGAACTAggatttgttcgactacatttaagatattattgtgtccaatattAGCATCTTGTTGGACATTTCTACGAACTTGATCaacatcttgatgcctttgtactacccTAGGGATATTTTGTTCAATTTGTTCCCCATTTCCCACAGTTTCGACTACTCTTGCGTTCGACACTTGGGAAGTCGGATGGTTTGGCTGTGGGGGTGccccaaagaaatctgctattctgTCCATTTGTCCAGCCAATATCTCATAACTTTGGTTTGtattatttatcatgggagtaaaaacagtccCCATTTGTTgtgtaagggcattcaccatttcatggttACTTTCGTCTATCTGTTGTCGGATTGACAACATCGACATAGTACTTAGAGATGGAAACGTTTGGCTTATGTAACCTAGGTCGACCCCCTGGGTTTAATGATGTGCTTTTCGCCATCATATTATCGGAATATAATGAAAGGTTAGTGTATAAACCTTGCATCATCGACGTAGGCATTCCGAATTGAGGTTTAGAACCTGGCGGAGGTATTACTCCTTGAAACGGCGGTCTCGCCGGATTAAACGGCGACCGTACATTTGCTGGTGACGACACCAAagttgctgccgtcgatccaccggCATTTGCTGTCATAGTTGGGGACGAATTTGCAGCATTTTGTGACGCTGTTCCTGTCAGAACAACTCCTTGATTTCTAGAAGAATCAGAATTATTGACATTAACGTCAGACATATTAGTTAATTGTctaccacttcttaatatcatacataacttttaacaacaaaaatacaaaacaaatagcAATTGacgtgtcccactgggcgtgccaatttgtttacccagaaatatggtaaacaatcgctagtttcctttttaaaggttacttttgcggaatcaactagaatattccaggactaattgcttttctTTGTTGTTTACGTGGATCtaatttgtattaaatgcagtaataactttaaagtaaaagaaCACACTGAAAtttaaggctttaaagtaaatgcAGACGATAAAATGCAGTAAATGTGCATTGAAAATAAAACATAACGTAAATGATTGCATAAAATTAAATTGGTACGCAtgcgtacattccaaagttgcactcgtcactaaTTTTGCACAGAGATTGAGTTTGCTTGTGTTATGTAAAAATGAGGACCCCTAACTATCCAtctgaaacttgcttaaatagtaaaataaaataactactactaacggtcgactgatcaTTAGCCGACACGCGTCCACTACATGCAACATCTTCGACTGTGAACGCTCCACGTGTCCCTTTGGGAATTGCTAAAAACCATCGTCTTTAACTTCTAACACTTTCGACCTTGAAGATAAACTTGGcaaaacgtgtaagtcatctgcGTATCTCAGTTGAACGACCCTGGCAACCACATACTTTTAGTCGAAGGACCTCGACTGAACAACACCTCTTAGTCGGACTATCTcgactaaaaatatttaatagttCTGCCCATATTTTTAAAGACTAGCTACCATTATTAGTAATTCTAAATTCTTAGGGTAACAATGGGATAAAGAGAAGGCGGAGAATTATTTATGACAAGTTCTTCAAGTGTCATGGGAGGATCGAAAGACTCAAGTTTATCCTCATCTGTATTTTGAATATGAGTCAAAAAGGGATATTATGGTTTCTAGTTCAAGGTCCTTTGTTTAAAGGTGAGTAATATCCTTTTCAAGATGACTAATTTCCCTTTTGAGATTGTTAATCTCACTTCGGAGACATTAGTAGTTATAGGTTTGGAAAGGGATGAAGAATGAGCTTTGTCAAAAAGTTTAGAGATATTGAAAGACTCCATACTTTTCATAAGCTTATTAGGACTTTCTTCTTTGAGGATAAGATCCTCAAGTCTTATGAAGTACTGATGTCGATCTTCTTCTTTGGGAACCTTTTTTCTATAAGATCAAACAAGAGCTCTTTCTCAGTTTTTTCTTTGGTAATGACATTAATAGAAAGGGGGGCATAACCCATAATAGGTCTCATCTTTAGATGAGTAACTATTTGAATCATCATCATagtagttgtcataccccaaaatttgcccttatatatttacaaacgtcattttatttcgaataaatgaatcgGCAccgttggtaagaatttgagcgtgaaagtTATAGCACGAGGTCCCGGGTTCGAACCTCACTTTTAACATTGTCCCTTTTATTTGCTTCTaacattagttttaattttatttttattttttattcttatattaaaaaatcacaaaaaaacaaaagcatttttattttaatttttgtatttataatttaagttttttaaaatattaatttttcaacGTTTGTCCTTTTTTATTCATAATaacatcaaaaatcatttaaatagatttttttttagtttaagaaataatttgatttgattgatcaaattagtcacaaaattaaaatcaatctaattgaatttttgatttttgattaatGTGATTtaccaaattaatttatttccTTTTCAATTAACCTAATCTTGCTATTATATATACTAACACattaacccttataaaaagggaaaaaaaaaaaGGGCCGGAGGACTTTTTCCCCTAATCCACCTTCCACGTTTCTTTTTTACAGCATTCCAACCTTATTCACTCACAACCTCTTCACGTACAAAGTTCACCTCTTATCATCAATCCTTATTTTTTCAAATTCTCAAATCTCTGCAATCTTCTTCTTCCCCACAATCCTACTTGCTCCTCACACAAAAAACCATAAACTAATTCAGTCCCGAGTGCTATTTACCTTTCACCAATCTCACctttattttgttttcatcaaTTTCCTCTGGTTGTTGTGTATGTTTGTTCTTTTTTACAGGAAAGAAGACATCGGAGATCGAACAAATGCGACGACAACAACATGTTCAATCCGGATCAAGAACACTCGCACGATTATCTCGAACACCAATTCTTCAACACAACGACGATTAACCAACAACAACTCATCGACACAGCTCCACAATCCAATACAGCTTGCATCTGTGAACACCGACAACAACGTTCATCATCATGATCTGCAATGGATGATGAACAACAAGCTTCTTTCAGCGTCGACAGTATCGTCATCACCGCTCGTTCAACCGACCCGACACCAATCGAAGCTCAGCGGTTCAAAGCGGATTTCAGCACAACAACAATCACTGCGAAGACCGACTCAACTCAGCCGGGAAACGAATCCAAATCACCGCCACTTCTGCCTGTGAATCGGCCCCACACGATTTTGAATCAAGACAATATAACCATAAAATAAGCCATATGCGTACAATAATCAAATGAACTGATTTTCCATTCATATTGATATTCAGATTCGTTGTTGTTTGTTCACTTGCAGATTGAAGGATGAACAAATAGGATTCACGCGCGGCCGCACGGACTTTGATTGCCACCAGCCCACGCCGATGCTGCAAGGACCACCGCCCAGGTGCGGGAACTCACAAGCCGCCGTCGATTTGCATTAGATTGAACAGCAGAGAGAGAGGGTTCTATCGTGAGAAGAAAGAAGAATATACAGGtcctgtgttttttttttctctttttctgatatcatcaacatattatttttattttacttatgaTAATACCATATGTCATATATTGGTGGCTCTTGTGTGCTTGAATTGGTTTGGATAAGGATAATAGGGTGAACCGAGTATGGGCATCATGTGTATAgtcattgtttttattttactttaacaaaaaaaataaaaaataaactgaaaGAATGGGTTTGTTCGTTTACGCTGAAAAACCAGCGAGAAAGATGAAAGAAAGTTAATTCTATTCTGTTACGTTTTGTTTGCTTTTGTGtaatcattcattttttttttttattttcttcttatgCTAACTATTTTGGAAAATGAGAGATAGGTGGGGCTAATCCCTCACGTCCCTATCCCTTCATAATTTTCTTTTTACAATCTTaatctaatttaatttattagttataTAGTTCTAAAGGAGGATTAGtgtacatattttttaaataagttaaaaattttagttcagattattattaagaaaatacaaaaaaattattgTATTAAATGTTTAGTTTAGTCTAAGTTAagtttttatatatttagatTTTCAAGaatataaaagaggggttaccttaaaagtttaggattcattttaaatgttttctattgtttgctttgtttgttttatttttcaggggcgttttgggaattaactgaaggacgaatcctattcccggattcaagtacatctaagataggaagtggcatagtcatggcgacctcccttgtgtatgcttgggattggtcaatatgagagttcacgcttgagttaggcctctatgggtgtttacatgcttctcttgtatgagggaggttcgtgtggatacctgtgggtgagtcggagctcaaggaccgttagttacctttaacccatcctggcttttaggaacgtagtggggggactactcttgatgtatgttgagagcatagtcgctacccgatactacagctcagatagaatctttctcaaagtatcattgcatggtatgtatgtatcatgttcgagggtgctttaggagggtcgacaattctgagtcacttggtagaacccgttgctgaaatttccttatccgtagaaatacccttgggaaggacacttgATCAAACTCCACGCAAGCCTTaatccaaaaattgtgtgatttgtgtggatttacctgtgtatgtgcatcatgcatacatgcatcattcatacatggcatgactaacccatttcaaggaattGGAGGTTTTTTAACCGTATGttgttttgtaggttgtttgaatATGGAAACAAAAGGCCGTAAACCGTTCTTCCTCAATTTCAAGAAAGTGCCAACACAATTGAAGATTTTCTGCGACAACATCTCTGGTTCTCTCAAATTCAGTGATTCTCTCAATACACTCATAAGTTTGGTacgaactaatgtggatgaagttcttctcaacaccatggttcaattctatgatccgttactacattgcttcacttatagagattttcagttaGTACCATCCTTGGAAGAATTCTCCTACTTGCTTGGACTCCCTGTGCTTAATAAAATTCCttatactggtaaagaagaagagCCTAAGttggaagtcattgctgctgccctGCACTTGCCAAGATCAGAAATTGAGAAGGTTTGGATTAgtaagaaagagtattctggattaCCCCTTGATTTCCTCTACGAAAAAGCGGAGATTCTTGCTAAAGCTTCAAGTATGGATGCCTTGGAAGCTGTGTTGTCTCTCTTAATTTATGGACAAGTTTTGTTTTTCCATTATGACAAAATTGTTGATGTGGCTGCTATCAATAtattccttagcaagaatccggttcctactttacttggtgacttgctacattctattcatttccgagcatcaaaaaggaaaggttgtgtccTAGGATGTGCTTCTctattgcataagtggtttatttcgcacttacctctctccgtaagaaagaatgaagaaggattaacttgggctcaaagaattatgaagctttctttCGACGACATCCTATGGTACCAAAAGAAGTTTGAGGGAACCTTGctatttgatagttgtggagatttccctaatatacctcttcttggtgttcgtggaggaataacttataatcccattctagctcgacatcagtttggcttTGCCTTGAAGGACAAACCGCGTTCTTTGTATCTTAGTGCAAAATATTTCCATTATGATTccgacaaagagaagaagagagacctTTTCATCAAAGCTTGGATGAAAGTAAAGAAAGTTGGCGCAAAGGATATAGGAAGGAGAAATTATATGCCATGGGATCCATATTTCcaatgggtttatgatcgagttATGGAATTTGGGATGCCTTATCCATCTGATACGCCCATAGTTCCAAGGGTAGCTCCTCCTGCTGCCCCAATTGCATTTGAGCCATATATTCCTGCTCCAAATGAAGACCTGGTTGCAACTGTTAACCGACTGAAAAGGGAAAGGGAAGACTTTGAGAGACGCTTACTAAAAGTGGAAGCTGAAAAAGAGGTGTTAGTACAAGATGCCAAAGAGCGAGAGACTTTACTTGATTACTTTTCccgcaaatggaagattgaagattttgtttctCCAGATCAGATTAATTCATGGGAAAACGAAATTTCTAGGCTTGTTCAAGAAAGAGAGGAAATGATCAAGGCACACAAGGAAGAAGTCCGGGTCCTAAAGAGGAAGCGTCGTCAGGAAGACAAAAATCCTGGAATTTagtgtttttatttattattaatttcttttattttaatgtaaCTTTTGGGGTTATGACCttacaatttaattaataaataatgttttttctttgtttcaaCACGAGTTAAAATTCTTTcaattccttgaaaacattgcatatgcataatcatatcattcataaacattacatcacaggtttcataaaagccaatacctcatctttccgctgtttatttcagtaagaaagatggatctcgaacaatctgtcaaaaatcttcaggctcagaataaccagttccagaaaataatctttcacttagccaaggggcaagaagaattaaaggcacttctgtccgagaaggagaaggaccaacaaagggagcaaggtgtgcaagataaatggaaatccaaacctaagcgatcattcactccgttgcacatgccgatgtctcaagttctgcaacaactgctcaaccagaacttgataaccttatTACCTTCATATTCAATCCCTACAAATCttgctcctgggtataagtaccatgcgagatgtgcttatcattcgaataatcctggtcatgatacagagaattgtggaccgttgaaacacaagattcaagacttaattgatgaaaagatcattgacttcaactcacctaaaGAACCTCACATGACTAAGGctgtgtacaatcggaaaggtcgcaatgaacacaaccaatctgtggggacattTCTGatttctacaccagttccacaacaaaggcGCAAGTCAGAGGCACCTAAAcgacagttcacaaagatcaacatgactttggctgaagcaTTACAATAGAtgttgaagaaagggctaattactttaagggatcctcctgtgaagcccaacacttccgctcctagctataagcccaatgcgaggtgcgcatatcattccaatagccctggacatgatacaaatgattgttggccattgaagaacaagattcaagacatgatcgatgctggtgaaattgaattcaatcatcccaagactcgtgatcactgctcccattcctagtcacgacaagattgattaatgtttagaaggatgaactttttagatcattagactTACTTTCATTTGCGATttcttttcctgtttgtttaaacattggaattatgatagacattatctgttttaataatcatcatcagtgcattgcatatgtttgtcttgaataaattatttcgctatcactcattttaaattatgtctttacgttgcatatgttttatgatactcaattcctgctaaagctgtaagccttttgagggaggatgacgaaaacgataccgcaacttcatacagtatgcttttgaacggactatgttgacgatgtacaggcattatttcaattcctaaatagtggagatataaggatgttaatccctcgtcaaccccttttgagcctaagaagtagaagtttctttcttgtgctaattCAAAACCCTCgctcataacctggggcagggtagttctcagttaatctggctgtgcattctattttaagagaatcattcagtacacaaaggtttcaatcacaagcgttcatccgcacacatcaaagaagtgttggagatgtcaatcaaaagacaatgatggttcatcaatcatcaaacaaggcagtcaatatctttcaaaaaagaaaaaaatgaaaaaacgtatatacaaagaaaagcctgctaagtcaaaaaaacaaaaagataacttaggcaaaatcaaggcatcccgctgactgtaagctcaaaatagacagttcaggcaaaagttagggatatcaaaaagatgaaaaaagagagaagttaataaattcctaaacaactcaaagttgtgaataccaaaaggaagaagtgactgtcatctcaaaagttctctttgcttgcgaaccatcaacattatcaagatctcttggaacccgaatgcataagttgaattaactgagtttaggatcgaagaacatcacgaagaggggtgggtacaaataaactttgagcctttatcctttgcttcttaaaccgtgaaccaagccacgttacaacccttgaaagtcctaattgaagcatggttagttcaaaagtatactgtcaccaaaaaggtatcctgactccttaaggtttaccataaatgccgagttgatttcacgtttttacaaacggcATGCTGTTTTAAATATCATGTTCttacaaatgtcatgtttttacatctcctgctttaatgtttttcaaaaactcaagacaaacatatgcattgcatctcatgaattcattattaaacatattttgctacataattccaaatgttagcatcagaaagaatttgcacagggtataactaatgactcaaagttatcccgaccaacacagattactccaagaagcagtgtctcctacgtatacatggggcatggcacgtttttcccaatcaatctggggcaatcaagtcaagattccgagaatctctcaggatgccaaaacaatcaggggcatcatcataagtttacgattactaggggcatgtcgcccatagtgcacatctcataaagtcctcgcgaggcgaatctttccaaagttcctactaactggggcaaacctACGcaaatccagtttgacatctttatCAAATCttcagtggcgtgtcctaatcaaatccaggaatggtagttactataatactgggggcaactttcacaccccaacagagtttacatcttcaacactaccggttctccaacactttgctcttctccaaacatggCGTATTAATGTCTTTATCCCCAaacagggaacatcaagttactgatcgtccccaagcagaaaccataaatccccagttaagcatcttcaagacaagatcggacaataaaatcacaaggatacagagatttattttctcaatcaagacaacataaatcatactcacatatcacatgtcacaaacatattcatacatcgcatacatcgctgcataacaaatccataacatgcaaagtttctcatttattttgagatactcattacataaacacatgcatcatgacataagaaaactaacctctacttttcaggatattactatctctatttgcaaaagagttaagtcgacacctttgacggttccttaacaatctattctcaagtattaagtcgacacctttgacggttccttaatacatcaagagttaagtcgacacctttgacggttccttaacaacacaattcagatataagtcgacacctttgacggttccttatacaatctatctgcatatctgagtcgatacctttgacggtgcctcaatgatatgcttcaaagttaagtcgacacctttgacggttccttaacaacccacatcaaaagttaagtcgacacctttgacggttccttaacgacacacttcagatataagtcgacacctttgacggttccttatacaatctatctgcatatctgagtcgatacctttgacggtgcctcaatgatatgtttcaaatttaagtcgatacctttgacggttccttaaataacccagcacagatttgagtcgatacctttgacggttcctcaacattcaaaaaaggGGGAAAACAGCAAAGGCAGAGATTTcgtaacaatccatactccaacaactaccagatggcatctacaagcccatctccgacaaaagtccctacttcaaatagggcaaatttctgggtattctagtgttcaatcatcttccaccttcagataccgactgacacACAacccactctacatcttcaggtttaagaaaattgaacaggggcagctgtcataccccaaaatttgcccttatatatttacaaacgtcattttatttcgaataaatgaatcgGCAccgttggtaagaatttgagcgtgaaagtTATAGCACGAGGTCCCGGGTTCGAACCTCACTTTTAACATTGTCCCTTTTATTTGCTTCTaacattagttttaattttatttttattttttattcttatattaaaaaatcaca is part of the Vicia villosa cultivar HV-30 ecotype Madison, WI linkage group LG2, Vvil1.0, whole genome shotgun sequence genome and encodes:
- the LOC131651469 gene encoding uncharacterized protein LOC131651469; this encodes METKGRKPFFLNFKKVPTQLKIFCDNISGSLKFSDSLNTLISLVRTNVDEVLLNTMVQFYDPLLHCFTYRDFQLVPSLEEFSYLLGLPVLNKIPYTGKEEEPKLEVIAAALHLPRSEIEKVWISKKEYSGLPLDFLYEKAEILAKASSMDALEAVLSLLIYGQVLFFHYDKIVDVAAINIFLSKNPVPTLLGDLLHSIHFRASKRKGCVLGCASLLHKWFISHLPLSVRKNEEGLTWAQRIMKLSFDDILWYQKKFEGTLLFDSCGDFPNIPLLGVRGGITYNPILARHQFGFALKDKPRSLYLSAKYFHYDSDKEKKRDLFIKAWMKVKKVGAKDIGRRNYMPWDPYFQWVYDRVMEFGMPYPSDTPIVPRVAPPAAPIAFEPYIPAPNEDLVATVNRLKREREDFERRLLKVEAEKEVLVQDAKERETLLDYFSRKWKIEDFVSPDQINSWENEISRLVQEREEMIKAHKEEVRVLKRKRRQEDKNPGI